The Panicum hallii strain FIL2 chromosome 9, PHallii_v3.1, whole genome shotgun sequence genome has a window encoding:
- the LOC112875564 gene encoding cation/H(+) antiporter 19-like yields MVAAAGGEEASSALSAPMKATSEGAWQGDSPLHFALPLITLQICLVLVLTRGLAVALRPLRQPRVIAEIIGGILLGPSALGRSKVFLNHVFPPESLTVLDTLANIGLLFFLFLVGLELDPASLRRTGRSALAIAVAGISLPFAFGVGSSLALRAAIAPDAPRGPLIVFMGVALSITAFPVLARILAELKLLTTDLGRMAMSAAAVNDITAWILLALAIALSGSGSPFVSIYVLLCAVGFVAAAIFLVRPVLVYVARRSPAGEPVKESFICSTVVIVLAAGLATDAIGIHALFGGFVIGVLIPKEGAYADALTEKMEDLVASLFLPLYFASSGLKTNVATISGAKSWGFLVLVITTACAGKIGGTVLASLLMRVPPREALALGLLMNTKGLVELIVLNIGRDRKVLNEESFAILVLMALITTFITTPAVTAVYTPARRGASYKHRTVERLDADSELRVLACFHASRCIPTLINLVEASRGTRRSKLTMYAMHLVELSERSSAISMVQRARQNGLPFSSRRGRDGGGEVVVAFEAFQRLSAVRVKPMTAISDLNTIHEDIVASALNKRAALVVLPFHKMLCHDGTMEPVDRAYHQANVRVLRSAPCSVAVLVDRVLGGAAQVSAPDVSYAVLVLFFGGPDDREALAYAARMGEHPGIELTVARFIASAAKPNAADGSPAKDEEALQRYVTRTQRSGDCSVRYEEVTATERQEVTSAIKALGKGKNLVVTGRLARTSTPLVEKSHCPELGPVGSYLATAEFSTTASALVVQRYNPRSDPTCSRPAGEEEDEEEAVVPVSNNLDMGVLACV; encoded by the exons AtggtggccgccgccggcggggaggaggcgtCGTCGGCGCTGTCCGCGCCGATGAAGGCGACGTCGGAGGGGGCGTGGCAGGGGGACAGCCCGCTGCACTTCGCGCTGCCTCTCATCACCCTGCAGATCTGCCTCGTCCTCGTCCTCACCCGCGGCCTCGCCGTCGCGCTCCGCCCGCTCCGGCAGCCGCGCGTCATCGCCGAGATCATC GGCGGCATCCTCCTCGGCCCGTCGGCGCTTGGCAGGAGCAAGGTCTTCCTCAACCACGTCTTCCCGCCGGAGAGCCTCACCGTGCTCGACACGCTCGCCAACATCGGcctgctcttcttcctcttcctcgtcGGCCTCGAGCTCGACCCGGCCTCGCTCCGCCGCACGGGCCGCAGcgcgctcgccatcgccgtcgccggcatCTCCCTCCCCTTTGCGTTCGGCGTCGGCTCCTCCCTCGCGCTGCGCGCCGCCATCGCGCCCGACGCACCGCGCGGCCCGCTCATCGTCTTCATGGGCGTCGCGCTCTCCATCACCGCGTTCCCGGTGCTCGCCCGCATCCTCGCCGAGCTCAAGCTCCTCACCACCGACCTCGGCCGCATGGCCATGTCGGCCGCGGCTGTCAACGACATCACCGCGTGGATACTGCTCGCGCTGGCTATCGCGCTGTCAGGCTCCGGGTCGCCGTTCGTGTCCATCTACGTCCTCCTCTGCGCCGTCGGcttcgtcgccgccgccatctTCCTCGTGCGGCCGGTGCTCGTCTACGTGGCGCGCCGATCCCCCGCCGGCGAGCCTGTAAAGGAGTCGTTCATCTGCTCGACGGTGGTCATTGTTCTCGCCGCCGGCTTGGCCACAGACGCCATCGGCATCCACGCACTGTTCGGTGGGTTCGTCATCGGCGTCCTCATCCCAAAGGAAGGAGCCTACGCCGACGCGCTCACCGAGAAGATGGAGGACCTCGTGGCGTCTCTGTTCCTGCCCCTGTACTTCGCGTCGAGCGGGCTCAAGACCAACGTGGCCACCATCTCGGGGGCCAAGTCGTGGGGCTTCCTCGTGCTCGTGATCACGACGGCCTGCGCCGGCAAGATCGGCGGCACGGTGCTCGCGTCGCTGCTGATGCGCGTGCCGCCGCGCGAGGCGCTCGCGCTCGGCCTGCTGATGAACACCAAGGGGCTCGTGGAGCTCATCGTGCTCAACATCGGGCGCGACCGCAAGGTGCTCAACGAGGAGTCGTTCGCCATCCTCGTGCTCATGGCACTCATCACCACCTTCATAACCACCCCGGCGGTGACCGCGGTGTACacgccggcgcggcgcggcgcgtcgtACAAGCACCGGACCGTGGAGCGGCTCGACGCCGACAGCGAGCTGCGGGTGCTCGCGTGCTTCCACGCCAGCCGCTGCATCCCGACGCTGATCAACCTGGTGGAGGCCTCGCGCGGCACGAGGCGGAGCAAGCTCACCATGTACGCGATGCACCTGGTGGAGCTCTCGGAGCGGTCATCGGCCATCTCCATGGTGCAGCGCGCGCGCCAGAACGGGCTGCCCTTCTCGAGCCGGCGcgggcgcgacggcggcggggaggtggtggtggcgttcGAGGCGTTCCAGCGGCTGAGCGCCGTGCGGGTGAAGCCGATGACGGCCATCTCCGACCTCAACACCATCCACGAGGACATCGTGGCGTCGGCGCTGAACAAGCGCGCCGCGCTGGTGGTGCTGCCGTTCCACAAGATGCTCTGCCACGACGGCACGATGGAGCCCGTGGACCGCGCGTACCACCAGGCGAACGTGCGCGTGCTCCGGAGCGCGCCCTGCTCGGTCGCCGTGCTCGTGGATCGCGtcctcggcggcgcggcgcaggtgTCGGCGCCCGACGTCTCCTACGCCGTCCTCGTCCTCTTCTTCGGCGGGCCCGACGACCGCGAGGCGCTCGCGTACGCCGCCCGCATGGGCGAGCACCCCGGCatcgagctcaccgtcgcccgCTTCATCGCATCGGCAGCCAAACCCAACGCCGCCGACGGTAGCCCCGCCAAGGACGAGGAAGCCCTGCAGAGATACGTCACCCGGACGCAGAGGTCTGGGGACTGCTCCGTCAGGTACGAGGAGGTGACGGCGACGGAGCGCCAGGAAGTGACATCCGCCATCAAAGCGCTCGGGAAAGGGAAGAACCTGGTCGTGACCGGGCGGTTGGCGCGGACATCGACGCCGCTGGTGGAGAAGAGCCACTGCCCGGAGCTGGGCCCCGTGGGGAGCTACCTGGCGACGGCGGAGTTCTCGACGACGGCGTCCGCGCTGGTCGTGCAGCGGTACAACCCGCGGAGCGACCCCACGTGCAGCAGGCccgcgggggaggaggaggacgaggaggaggccgTCGTGCCTGTTAGCAATAATCTGGACATGGGAGTGTTAGCGTGTGTGTAA
- the LOC112875657 gene encoding uncharacterized protein LOC112875657, which yields MSVSVASAPAGRTAGVAPWPYLEYMARWERQVERRQLFLRSYHFSRDADVPRSPRARARRVVWAGLRRLRRAAATGLRRLRARLRLCFGWATRRRSRRSSNFRYGRLSGAGKARTAAASVCFW from the coding sequence ATGTCCGTGAGCGTGGCGTccgcgccggcggggaggacggCGGGCGTGGCGCCGTGGCCGTACCTGGAGTACATGGCGCGGTGGGAGCGGCAGGTCGAGAGGCGCCAGCTCTTCCTCCGGAGCTACCACTTCTCCCGCGACGCCGACGTCCCGcgctcgccgcgcgcgcgcgccaggcGCGTCGTCTGGGCGGGCCtgcgccgcctgcgccgcgccgcggccacggggctccgccgcctccgcgcgcgcctCCGCCTCTGCTTCGGCTGGgccacgcgccgccgctcccgccgcTCCAGCAACTTCCGCTACGGCCGCCTCTCCGGCGCCGGCAAGGCCCGGACGGCGGCCGCGTCCGTGTGCTTCTGGTAG
- the LOC112875223 gene encoding pyruvate dehydrogenase E1 component subunit alpha-3, chloroplastic, whose protein sequence is MAAASFTAAKFLAPVAARSGGERAPPLPAGASSSSFARALRRGGAHHPRLHTALAVSSDVLAGNKAPQAAPAHPDVTREEALELYEDMVLGRVFEDMCAQMYYRGKMFGFVHLYNGQEAVSTGFIKLLNQADCVVSTYRDHVHALSKGVPARSVMAELFGKATGCCRGQGGSMHMFSAPHNILGGFAFIGEGIPVATGAAFAAKYRHEVLKESGPDGLDVTLAFFGDGTCNNGQFFECLNMAQLWKLPIVFVVENNLWAIGMSHLRATSDPEIWKKGPAFGMPGVHVDGMDVLKVREVAKEAIERARRGEGPTLVECETYRFRGHSLADPDELRKPDEKTHYAARDPITALKKYIIEQNLGTESELKSIEKKIDDVVEEAVEFADASPHPPRSQLLENVFADPKGFGIGPDGKYRCEDPKFTQGTAQV, encoded by the exons ATGGCGGCCGCGTCCTTCACCGCCGCCAAGTTCCTGGCGCCGGTGGCCGCGAGATCCGGCGGCGAGAGGGCGCCCCCGCTCCCCGCCGgcgcctcgtcctcctccttcgCCAGGGCGCTGCGCCGCGGCGGGGCGCACCACCCGCGCCTGCACACCGCTCTCGCCGTCTCCTCCGACGTGCTCGCTGGGAACAAGGCCCCGCAGGCCGCGCCCGCGCATCCG GATGTGACACGGGAAGAGGCACTGGAGTTGTACGAGGACATGGTTCTTGGCCGTGTTTTTGAGGACATGTGCGCGCAAATGTACTACCGTGGCAAGATGTTTGGTTTCGTCCACCTCTACAATGGCCAGGAGGCTGTTTCCACTGGCTTTATCAAGCTTCTAAACCAGGCTGACTGTGTTGTTAGCACATATCGTGATCATGTCCATGCGCTGTCCAAGGGTGTCCCAGCCCGTTCTGTTATGGCTGAGCTCTTCGGCAAGGCCACCGGCTGCTGCCGTGGACAGGGTGGTTCCATGCACATGTTCTCTGCCCCCCATAACATCCTTGGAGGCTTTGCCTTCATCGGAGAGGGCATCCCCGTTGCCACTGGTGCTGCCTTTGCTGCTAAGTACCGCCATGAGGTGCTCAAGGAGTCAGGTCCCGATGGGCTTGATGTCACATTGGCTTTCTTTGGAGATGGTACCTGTAACAATGGGCAGTTCTTTGAGTGCCTGAACATGGCACAGCTTTGGAAGCTTCCTATCGTGTTTGTTGTGGAGAATAACCTGTGGGCAATTGGGATGTCACACCTTAGGGCTACATCAGACCCAGAGATTTGGAAGAAGGGACCAGCATTTGGAATGCCTGGGGTGCATGTTGATGGTATGGATGTCCTAAAGGTCAGGGAGGTTGCTAAGGAGGCAATTGAGAGGGCAAGGAGAGGTGAAGGACCAACCCTAGTGGAGTGTGAAACCTACCGGTTCCGAGGTCACTCCCTTGCAGACCCAGATGAGCTCAGGAAGCCTG ATGAGAAAACCCACTATGCTGCAAGGGATCCCATTACAGCCTTGAAGAAGTACATCATTGAGCAGAACCTCGGAACTGAATCTGAGCTGAAGAGCATTGAGAAGAAGATCGACGACGTTGTTGAGGAGGCGGTTGAGTTTGCCGACGCAAGCCCACACCCTCCACGGAGCCAATTATTGGAGAATGTGTTTGCTGACCCCAAGGGCTTTGGTATTGGCCCCGATGGAAAGTATAGATGCGAGGATCCCAAGTTCACACAAGGCACGGCTCAAGTTTGA